In a genomic window of Papilio machaon chromosome 4, ilPapMach1.1, whole genome shotgun sequence:
- the LOC123723609 gene encoding uncharacterized protein LOC123723609: protein MYFVVFWNKTSAIVPASWVDSESRTFKWPKTKNPTLLIIRADNPKDNWITYNYVRLCGPFEAYDEARDFELDALNLSTNDDEGFAAIKTNKKLEMVEKGKRNCNKPLRYCDTEDESTPMQKKTKSRKRKISSSSSSENEDSGTNNIRMPPATYVSHKDQQPPPTFKTPIASHHSTSENQVKSSHSTYKSMTSFDNTDENNTDNDLVGIPPASFSQDPDSFWKDGAQSPRLNNDTDGIDKKYQEIQ from the exons ATGTATTTCGTTGTTTTTTGGAATAAAACGTCTGCAATCGTACCTGCATCATGGGTAGATTCAGAATCTCGAACTTTTAAGTGgccgaaaacaaaaaatcctaCCTTACTCATTATTCGAGCTGATAACCCTAAAGATAATTGGATCACTTATAATTATGTTCGACTCTGCGGTCCAtttg aggCATATGACGAAGCGCGTGATTTCGAATTAGATGCCCTAAATCTGTCTACAAATGATGATGAAGGTTTTGCtgctattaaaacaaataaaaaattagaaatggTAGAGAAAGGAAAAAGAAACTGCAATAAACCTTTACGCTATTGTGATACAGAAGACGAATCGACGCCTATGCAAAAAA aaactaaaagtagaaaaaggaaaatatcatCGTCAAGTTCTTCTGAAAATGAGG atagcgGAACAAATAATATACGAATGCCACCTGCCACGTATGTGAGCCATAAGGATCAGCAACCACcaccaacatttaaaactcctATAGCATCTCATCATAGTACTAGTGAAAATCAAGTCAAGAGTTCACATTCAACTTATAAATCTATGACCTCTTTTGACAATACCGATGAGAATAATACTGATAATGATTTAGTTGGGATTCCGCCTGCAAGTTTTTCACAAGATCCTGATTCTTTTTGGAAGGATGGTGCTCAGTCTCCTCGTTTAAATAATGACACCGACGGTATTG ATAAGAAGTATCAAGAAATCCagtaa
- the LOC123723640 gene encoding uncharacterized protein LOC123723640 — protein MSLPGSDTHGHGCCRKVLSELKSLKALISTIYLTISDKNNNANNDTVRETVDFGLPIQTRSQLAAFENKIQNVVASTQYRENIKQLGGASFEKHVRNTLVFTVSDTMAYKMSWTGVKNTIKIDGLTFIKLIKETILQKWSASDKEKIEKVIKSWFQHAGDRLK, from the exons ATGTCTTTGCCTGGTTCAGATACTCATGGTCACGGCTGTTGTC GAAAAGTTTTAAGTGAACTAAAAAGCTTAAAAGCTTTGATTTCGACGATTTATCTAACAAtatcagataaaaataataatgccaATAATGATACTGTCAGAGAAACAGTAGATTTTGGATTGCCGATCCAAACTCGAAGTCAGTTGGCAGCATTTGagaataaaattcaaaatgtggTCGCATCTACTCaatat cgagaaaatattaaacagcTTGGTGGTGCAAGTTTTGAAAAGCATGTAAGGAACACATTAGTGTTTACTGTTTCTGATACAATGGCATATAAAATGAGTTGGACAGGTGTCAAAAATACGATTAAGATCGACggattaacatttataaaattgattaaag aaacaattttacaaaagtgGAGTGCCTCTGATAAAGAGAAAAtcgaaaaagtaataaaatcatGGTTCCAGCATGCTGGCGATCGCCTTAAATAA
- the LOC106718991 gene encoding myeloid differentiation primary response protein MyD88-A — protein sequence MDQDTNLYDIPLSWLTNESRNLLSNLLNSTKVLPSDGPEKLPRYWRGLASLANISAEVAANVELQLDRTAKVLDIWMNDNPKTAYVGYLLEYLQRLDRHDVYDDCIELHRHRRLIGRPNDNPLRLSMEVPDDDSLITYEDSMYGEPQYYHAYVVYAQEDKEFVDYLLVRMRAESFRLCTEEDLLPGHSTQYAPVSRLISERCQRIILVYSPDFLKCPANSYYTNYAQAVAIERKQLKIIPLVYRQCQLPMQLTYYHKLYYPSQHHKPPYDFWQRLSDTLKITNIPRLNSTGSNNAVAIREVTTNNSTFESRNIGNGFTANKTAFLQLPSIPSIKSLSMSGLDSCDKITLDDNKSLSNVSQLSEGKQKKPNKIKSFINCLKKKPKKSIAVMDG from the exons ATGGATCAAGACACAAATCTATATGATATTCCTCTTTCTTGGCTTACAAACGAATCTCGAAATCTGTTATCAAACTTATTAAACTCAACAAAAGTACTGCCTAGCGACGGACCAGAGAAGTTACCAag GTATTGGCGGGGTTTGGCATCATTGGCAAACATATCAGCAGAAGTTGCCGCAAATGTTGAGTTACAGTTGGACAGAACTGCCAAAGTGTTAGATATATGGATGAATGATAATCCAAAAACAGCCTACGTTGGTTACCTCCTTGAGTATCTGCAACGTCTTGATAGACATGATGTGTATGATGATTGTATTGAATTACACAGACACAGAAGACTTATAG GGAGACCAAATGACAATCCTCTGAGGCTGTCAATGGAGGTGCCAGATGATGATAGTCTTATTACATATGAGGACAGCATGTACGGAGAGCCACAATACTACCATGCATATGTTGTATATGCGCAAGAGGATAAGGAATTTGTGGATTACCTACTGGTCCGAATGAGGGCGGAATCTTTCAGg CTATGCACAGAAGAGGATCTGTTGCCGGGGCACTCGACACAGTATGCGCCGGTATCGCGGCTAATATCAGAGCGCTGTCAGCGAATCATACTCGTCTACTCCCCAGATTTCCTCAAGTGTCCTGCAAACAGCTACTACACGAACTACGCACAAGCTGTCGCTATTG AGCGGAAGCAGCTGAAGATAATCCCCCTGGTGTACCGGCAGTGCCAGCTGCCTATGCAGCTAACCTACTACCACAAGCTGTACTACCCCTCGCAACACCACAAGCCACCCTACGACTTCTGGCAGCGCCTCAGTGACACCCTCAAGATCACCAATATACCGAG attaaACAGTACGGGATCAAACAACGCGGTTGCTATCAGAGAAGTGACGACAAACAATAGTACATTTGAATCAAGGAACATTGGGAACGGCTTCACTGCAAATAAAACTGCCTTCCTCCAGTTACCGAGTATTCCATCCATAAAAAGTCTATCCATGTCGGGACTGGACAGCTGTGACAAGATCACACTCGATGACAACAAGTCCTTGAGCAATGTCAGTCAGTTGAGCGAAGGCAAACAGAAGAAaccaaacaaaataaagagcTTCATAAACTGTTTGAAGAAGAAACCGAAAAAATCCATAGCCGTTATGGACGGCTAA